From a single Miscanthus floridulus cultivar M001 chromosome 8, ASM1932011v1, whole genome shotgun sequence genomic region:
- the LOC136475499 gene encoding thiosulfate sulfurtransferase 18-like: MAPPPHEPDNCGSEAAPAVDVTAARDLIISSAGGHRYLDVRTEEELAKLGHLVEPQNSLNVPYMFITPEGSRVKNAQFVEQVASLLTSKEEPVLVGCQSGKRSELACIDLQAAGFKKVKNMGGGYLAWVHHGFPVHHPLPVPGDMEHDASPRPPTPPPAPSSQA; this comes from the exons ATGGCGCCTCCTCCTCACGAGCCGGACAACTGCGG GTCGGAGGCAGCGCCGGCGGTGGACGTGACGGCGGCGAGGGACCTTATTATCTCCTCTGCCGGCGGCCACCGCTACCTGGACGTGAGGACGGAGGAGGAGCTCGCCAAGCTGGGCCATCTCGTGGAGCCCCAAAACTCCCTCAACGTCCCCTACATGTTCATCACTCCGGAAG GAAGCCGGGTGAAGAACGCCCAATTTGTGGAGCAGGTGGCGTCGCTTTTGACCAGCAAAGAGGAACCCGTCCTAGTG GGGTGCCAAAGCGGCAAGAGATCAGAGCTAGCATGCATTGATCTCCAAGCAGCA GGATTCAAGAAGGTCAAGAACATGGGAGGTGGCTACCTTGCCTGGGTGCACCATGGCTTCCCCGTCCACCACCCACTCCCCGTCCCCGGCGACATGGAACATGATGCATCTCCACGTCCACCAACACCGCCACCAGCACCAAGCAGCCAAGCCTAG
- the LOC136475496 gene encoding uncharacterized protein, which produces MAAAAARSRAAAAWARLLSLRPHSLAESTALPGHRHHLGSRITPPRRHLAFSASAGGARPNQKIQSERVVHELLAQVERERQRERQDRRAKDGKDQEEEPEEEEDYMGVKPLIEKLERRKAKEAAADEGFWEPTDSDSDEDDERYTPDAIKRRVDEFERKCKRHGEYLQSFAEADTLDEAHKWMTKINKFEERHLKLPLEYRVIGDMMNLLKDATGKERFVLLQKLNRAVRIMEIKEAYDPSNPANFGLIQHQQVGSPEDVMLNAGFDKEKQMIQGAELEGDEEEFNEAKERDDMLIEKLNAIEKKIEEKLELLDHTFGKKGRVLEEEIKDLVEERNSLSEKKRRPMYRKGFDVKVIDVNRTCKVTKGGQIAKFTALLATGNYNGVVGFAKAKGPTAKIAIQRAYEKCFQNLHYMERYEDHTIAHAIQAKYEKTKIYLWPGPMRSGMSAAGRTVETVLYLAGFSNVKTKIIGSRNPLNVIKALFIALNAIETPKDVQQKFGRTVVESYLL; this is translated from the exons atggccgccgccgccgcacgctcccgcgccgccgcggcgTGGGCCCGCCTCCTCTCCCTGCGGCCGCATAGCCTCGCGGAATCCACCGCACTCCCCGGCCACCGACATCATCTAGGCTCGCGGATcacgccgccgcgccgccacctGGCATTCTCCGCCTCCGCCGGGGGCGCCAGGCCCAACCAGAAGATCCAGAGCGAGCGGGTCGTGCACGAGCTGCTCGCTCAGGTCGAGCGCGAGCGCCAGCGGGAGCGACAGGACCGCCGCGCAAAGGACGGCAAGGACCAGGAGGAAgagccagaggaggaggaggactacaTGGGCGTCAAGCCGCTCATAGAGAAGCTCGAGCGACGCAAGGCCAAGGAGGCGGCCGCAGACGAAGGCTTCTGGGAGCCCACCGACTCCGACAGCGACGAAGACGACGAGCGCTACACGCCCGACGCCATCAAGCGACGCGTCGACGAGTTCGAGCGCAAGTGCAAGCGCCATGGGGAGTACCTGCAATCATTCGCAGAGGCCG ACACCCTGGACGAGGCTCACAAATGGATGACCAAAATCAACAAGTTCGAGGAGCGCCATCTCAAACTGCCACTGGAGTACAGGGTCATTGGCGACATGATGAACCTTCTCAAGGATGCCACGGGGAAAGAGCGCTTCGTTCTCCTTCAGAAGCTCAACCGAGCCGTCAGGATCATGGAAATCAAGGAGGCCTACGACCCCAGTAACCCTGCAAACTTTGGGCTCATCCAGCACCAGCAGGTTGGTTCTCCAGAGGATGTCATGCTCAATGCTGGCTTTGATAAGGAGAAGCAGATGATCCAAGGGGCAGAACTTGAGGGTGATGAGGAGGAATTCAATGAGGCAAAGGAGAGGGATGATATGCTCATAGAGAAACTCAATGCTATTGAAAAGAAGATTGAGGAGAAGCTAGAACTGTTGGATCATACCTTCGGTAAGAAAGGCAGAGTTTTGGAGGAGGAAATCAAGGATTTGGTGGAGGAGCGTAATTCCCTGTCTGAGAAGAAGAGGAGACCTATGTACAGAAAA GGTTTTGATGTGAAAGTTATTGACGTTAACAGGACATGCAAAGTCACAAAG GGAGGACAAATAGCAAAATTCACAGCGCTATTGGCCACTGGAAATTACAATGGTGTTGTTGGCTTCGCGAAAGCTAAAGGCCCAACAGCCAAGATTGCAATACAGAGG GCATATGAGAAATGCTTCCAGAATCTCCACTACATGGAGCGATACGAGGATCACACAATTGCTCATGCTATCCAGGCCAAATATGAGAAAACTAAG ATATACCTCTGGCCTGGACCAATGAGGAGTGGAATGTCTGCTGCTGGTAGGACTGTTGAGACTGTGCTGTACTTGGCCGGTTTCAGCAACGTCAAGACAAAG ATTATTGGATCAAGGAACCCACTTAATGTGATTAAAGCTCTCTTCATAGCTTTGAATGCT ATTGAAACTCCAAAGGATGTCCAACAGAAGTTTGGGCGTACTGTCGTCGAGTCATATTTATTGTAA
- the LOC136475500 gene encoding phytochrome-interacting ankyrin-repeat protein 2-like — MVLVRRSLSMSRPRSCHDADDRGWNPLHVAARKGDLKEVRRLLDDGMGVNAPAWGPKCPGATPLHLAAQGGHVKIMDELLERGANIDARTKGACGWTPLHIAAKERNKKAVRFLIENGAFLPPEMNDHRFNPPLHYCSGLEWAYEMKRMQDESDSPGETSLSSDN, encoded by the exons ATGGTGCTGGTGCGCAGGTCGCTCAGCATGAGCCGCCCCCGTAGCTGCCACGACGCTGACGACCGTGGCTGGAACCCGCTCCATGTTGCTGCTCGCAAGGGAGACCTCAAGGAG GTCCGACGTCTCCTGGATGATGGGATGGGCGTCAATGCACCTGCATGGGGACCAAAATGTCCTGGTGCTACCCCACTCCATCTGGCTGCTCAGGGTGGGCATGTTAAAATCATGGATGAACTACTGGAGCGTGGTGCCAATATTGATGCTCGAACCAAAGGGGCCTGTGGCT GGACTCCTCTACACATTGCTGCCAAAGAAAGGAACAAGAAGGCTGTGAGGTTCCTGATTGAGAATGGAGCATTCCTTCCTCCTGAGATGAATGACCATAGGTTCAATCCCCCCCTCCATTACTGCTCTGGGTTAGAATGGGCATATGAGATGAAGCGCATGCAAGACGAAAGTGATTCGCCTGGCGAGACTTCATTGAGCTCGGATAACTAG
- the LOC136475501 gene encoding small nuclear ribonucleoprotein SmD3b-like, with protein MSRSLGIPVKLLHEAAGHVVTVELKTGEVYRGSMVECEDNWNCQLENITFTAKDGKVSQLEHVFIRGSRVRFMIIPDMLKNAPMFKRLEARIRGKGSAVGVGRGRAVAMRARAAAGRGGGPVGRGGAPPVRR; from the exons ATGAGCCGCAGCCTCGGGATCCCGGTGAAGCTGCTGCACGAGGCGGCGGGCCACGTCGTCACGGTCGAGCTCAAGACCGGCGAGGTCTACCGCGGCTCCATGGTCGAGTGCGAGGACAACTGGAACTGCCAGCTCGAAAACATCACCTTCACGGCAAAG GACGGCAAGGTGTCGCAGCTGGAGCACGTCTTCATCAGAGGGAGCAGGGTCAGGTTCATGATCATACCCGACATGCTCAAGAACGCCCCAATGTTCAAGCGCCTCGAGGCCAGGATTAGG GGTAAAGGCTCAGCTGTTGGTGTCGGCCGAGGCCGCGCGGTTGCCATGCGTGCTAGG GCTGCTGCTGGTCGTGGCGGTGGTCCTGTTGGACGAGGTGGTGCACCCCCTGTGAGGAGGTAG